A genomic segment from Archangium lipolyticum encodes:
- a CDS encoding imm11 family protein: MTSQTRYYDLFDNMYVPGRWHLRTPVDSQGEWIDTWQFNEGRVLEFQGPIRFPVKPAGITLEFTLSSFGIPVVHRRVVSLFERLGMQKEVQFIPVEVEGQSEPWFILNALQVIKCIDDARCEEVFYWLPEDNRPDKEGQYKNVRGLKVDPAKIGDANIFRPWGWKVVLIVSERVKLAMEQEGITGTEFVEV; encoded by the coding sequence ATGACCTCTCAGACAAGATATTACGACCTCTTCGACAATATGTACGTTCCAGGGCGTTGGCATTTGCGGACGCCTGTCGATAGCCAAGGCGAGTGGATCGACACCTGGCAATTCAATGAGGGAAGAGTGTTGGAGTTCCAGGGGCCGATACGCTTCCCCGTGAAGCCAGCGGGAATTACTCTTGAATTCACTCTTTCTTCCTTTGGGATTCCCGTCGTACACCGCCGGGTGGTCTCGCTCTTCGAGCGTCTGGGGATGCAGAAAGAGGTGCAGTTCATCCCTGTCGAGGTGGAGGGCCAGTCAGAGCCCTGGTTCATTCTCAATGCCTTGCAGGTCATCAAGTGCATCGATGATGCCCGGTGTGAGGAGGTGTTTTATTGGCTGCCGGAGGACAACCGCCCGGACAAGGAGGGTCAATACAAGAACGTGCGAGGGCTGAAGGTGGACCCGGCGAAGATAGGGGACGCCAACATCTTTCGTCCCTGGGGCTGGAAGGTGGTTCTCATCGTCTCCGAGCGCGTCAAGCTGGCTATGGAGCAAGAGGGCATCACTGGCACTGAGTTCGTCGAGGTCTGA